In Amycolatopsis jiangsuensis, the following proteins share a genomic window:
- a CDS encoding amidohydrolase, which produces MTVLDSRPDVPGDPDGGLGDPIEAPGALVTEAGASMAPVEDLGAGRGPFWLDDWLRANGEDLLVWRRHIHAHPELSRHEFATTELIVSLLRAVGLKPWVLPGGTGVVCDIGQGERCVALRADIDALPLTEATGLPYASTTEGAAHMCGHDAHTAILLGAARALAGAPELPGRIRLIFQPAEEVMPGGALDMIAAGALKGVDRIFGLHCDPRLEVGKVGTRVGAVTSAADLIELKLTSPGGHTSRPHLTADLVYALGTVITSLPSVLSRRVDPRSGTVLVWGAVHAGQAANAVPQDGLLRGTLRTADHEVWKSLEPLVASSVESLLAPTGVGFSLDYRRGVPPVVSDPESTALIRAGVEAAVGEPGLAGTEQSSGGEDFGWYLEHVEGAFGRLGVWPGPPVTQADIHRPTFVLDERALLVGVRTLVHTALTSLT; this is translated from the coding sequence GTGACAGTGCTGGATTCACGACCGGACGTGCCCGGTGACCCCGATGGTGGGCTCGGCGACCCGATCGAGGCGCCCGGCGCGCTCGTGACCGAAGCCGGGGCCAGCATGGCTCCTGTGGAAGATCTCGGTGCGGGCCGCGGCCCGTTCTGGCTGGACGACTGGCTGCGCGCCAACGGCGAGGACCTGCTGGTCTGGCGCCGGCACATCCATGCCCACCCCGAGCTGTCCCGGCACGAGTTCGCGACGACCGAGCTGATCGTCTCGCTGCTGCGCGCAGTAGGACTGAAGCCGTGGGTGCTGCCCGGCGGCACCGGCGTGGTGTGCGACATCGGCCAGGGCGAGCGTTGCGTGGCACTGCGTGCGGACATCGACGCGCTGCCGCTCACCGAGGCGACCGGCCTGCCCTACGCGTCCACCACGGAGGGTGCCGCGCACATGTGCGGCCACGACGCGCACACGGCCATCCTCCTGGGTGCCGCGCGCGCCCTCGCCGGCGCGCCCGAACTGCCCGGCCGGATCCGGCTGATCTTCCAGCCCGCCGAGGAGGTCATGCCCGGCGGCGCGCTCGACATGATCGCCGCGGGCGCGCTCAAGGGTGTGGACCGGATCTTCGGGTTGCACTGCGACCCGCGGCTGGAGGTCGGCAAGGTCGGTACCCGGGTCGGGGCGGTGACCTCGGCCGCGGACCTGATCGAGCTGAAGCTGACCTCGCCCGGCGGGCACACGTCGCGACCGCATCTGACCGCCGACCTGGTGTACGCGCTCGGCACGGTGATCACCTCGCTGCCCTCGGTCCTGTCGCGGCGGGTCGACCCGCGCTCCGGCACCGTCCTGGTGTGGGGCGCGGTGCATGCGGGACAGGCCGCCAACGCGGTCCCGCAGGACGGTCTGCTGCGCGGCACCCTGCGCACTGCCGACCACGAGGTGTGGAAGTCGCTGGAGCCGCTCGTCGCGTCGTCGGTGGAGTCGCTGCTGGCGCCGACCGGAGTCGGATTCTCCCTCGACTACCGCCGCGGGGTCCCCCCGGTGGTGTCCGACCCGGAGTCGACGGCCCTGATCCGCGCCGGCGTCGAGGCGGCCGTCGGGGAGCCGGGTCTGGCCGGTACGGAGCAGTCCTCCGGCGGCGAGGACTTCGGCTGGTACCTCGAACACGTCGAGGGAGCGTTCGGCCGGCTCGGCGTGTGGCCCGGCCCTCCGGTGACCCAAGCCGACATCCACCGTCCGACGTTCGTCCTGGACGAACGTGCCCTCCTCGTCGGCGTGCGCACCCTGGTGCACACCGCGCTCACCTCGCTGACCTGA
- a CDS encoding gamma-glutamylcyclotransferase: MPLYAAYGSNMEPAQMLERAPHSPMAGTGWLEGWRLTFGGEDLGWEGALATIVEDPASRVFVVLYDVTSLDEERLDRWEGGELGMHTKIRLRVQTMDGSTLAWLYVLDAYEGGLPSARYLGVLADAAEAASAPADYVDDLRTRPCTGITG; this comes from the coding sequence GTGCCGTTGTATGCCGCTTACGGATCGAACATGGAGCCCGCCCAGATGCTGGAGCGTGCCCCGCACTCGCCGATGGCGGGCACCGGCTGGCTGGAAGGCTGGCGGCTCACCTTCGGCGGGGAGGACCTTGGCTGGGAAGGTGCACTGGCCACCATCGTCGAAGACCCCGCTTCCCGGGTGTTCGTGGTGCTCTACGACGTGACCTCGCTGGACGAGGAACGCCTCGACCGCTGGGAAGGCGGCGAGCTGGGCATGCACACGAAGATCCGCCTCCGGGTCCAGACGATGGACGGCTCGACCCTGGCCTGGCTGTACGTCCTGGACGCCTACGAGGGCGGCCTGCCCTCGGCGAGATACCTGGGAGTCCTCGCTGACGCGGCGGAAGCCGCGAGCGCCCCGGCAGATTACGTGGACGACCTGCGTACCCGCCCCTGCACGGGGATCACGGGCTGA
- the scpA gene encoding methylmalonyl-CoA mutase has protein sequence MSIPNFAGIPLGTPEPGDRAAWAQAVQDRTGKGPDALAWETPEGIGVKPVYTAADLSDVDFLGTYPGIAPYLRGPYPTMYVNQPWTIRQYAGFSTAEESNAFYRRNLAAGQKGLSVAFDLATHRGYDSDHPRVSGDVGMAGVAIDSIYDMRQLFDGIPLDKMSVSMTMNGAVLPVLALYVVAAEEQGVKPEQLAGTIQNDILKEFMVRNTYIYPPKPSMRVISDIFAFTSQHMPKYNSISISGYHMQEAGATADLELAYTLADGVEYLRSGIDAGLDVDKFAPRLSFFWAIGMNFFMEVAKLRAARLLWAKLVKQFDPKSPKSLSLRTHSQTSGWSLTAQDVFNNVTRTCVEAMAATQGHTQSLHTNALDEALALPTDFSARIARNTQLLLQQESGTTRVIDPWGGSAFVEKLTYDLARQAWANITEVESAGGMAQAIDKGIPKLRIEEAAARTQARIDSGRQPVIGVNKYQVTDDEQIDVLKVDNAGVRTQQLEKLRRLREERDPQVTEDALRRLAEGAQNDGNLLALAIDAARAKATVGEISDALEKIWGRHSGQIRTISGVYREEVGKSDNVEKARGLVERFAEAEGRRPRLLVAKMGQDGHDRGQKVIATGFADLGFDVDVGPLFSTPAEVARQASEADVHVVGVSSLAAGHLSLVPALRHELAEQGREDIMVVVGGVIPPQDYDELRAAGAAAIFGPGTVLADAAIGLLEQLSAQES, from the coding sequence ATGAGTATCCCGAATTTCGCCGGCATTCCGCTCGGCACGCCCGAGCCGGGGGACCGCGCCGCGTGGGCACAGGCCGTGCAGGACCGCACCGGCAAAGGCCCGGACGCGCTCGCCTGGGAGACCCCCGAGGGCATCGGGGTGAAGCCGGTCTACACCGCCGCCGATCTGTCCGATGTGGACTTCCTGGGTACCTACCCGGGGATCGCGCCGTACCTGCGCGGGCCGTACCCGACGATGTATGTGAACCAGCCGTGGACCATCCGCCAGTACGCCGGATTTTCCACCGCGGAGGAGTCGAACGCCTTCTACCGCCGCAATCTCGCGGCCGGGCAGAAGGGCCTTTCGGTCGCCTTCGACCTGGCGACGCACCGCGGTTACGACTCCGACCACCCCCGGGTGTCCGGTGACGTCGGCATGGCCGGCGTGGCGATCGACTCGATCTACGACATGCGCCAGCTGTTCGACGGCATCCCGCTGGACAAGATGAGTGTGTCGATGACGATGAACGGCGCGGTGCTGCCGGTGCTCGCGCTCTACGTGGTCGCGGCCGAGGAACAGGGGGTGAAACCGGAGCAGCTGGCGGGGACCATCCAGAACGACATCCTCAAGGAATTCATGGTCCGCAACACCTACATCTACCCGCCGAAGCCGTCGATGCGGGTCATCTCCGATATCTTCGCGTTCACCTCGCAGCACATGCCGAAGTACAACTCGATCTCCATTTCCGGCTACCACATGCAGGAGGCCGGGGCGACCGCCGACCTCGAGCTGGCCTACACGCTCGCCGACGGCGTCGAGTACCTCCGCTCGGGCATCGACGCCGGACTGGACGTGGACAAGTTCGCGCCGCGGCTGTCGTTCTTCTGGGCCATCGGCATGAACTTCTTCATGGAGGTCGCGAAGCTGCGTGCGGCGCGGCTGCTGTGGGCGAAGCTGGTCAAGCAGTTCGATCCGAAATCGCCGAAGTCGCTGTCCCTGCGCACGCATTCGCAGACGTCCGGCTGGTCGCTCACCGCGCAGGACGTGTTCAACAACGTCACGCGCACCTGCGTCGAGGCGATGGCGGCCACCCAGGGGCACACGCAGTCGTTGCACACCAACGCGCTCGACGAGGCGCTGGCGCTGCCCACGGACTTCTCCGCCCGGATCGCACGCAACACCCAGCTGCTGCTGCAACAGGAATCGGGGACCACGCGGGTGATCGACCCGTGGGGCGGCAGTGCGTTCGTCGAGAAACTGACCTACGACCTGGCGCGCCAGGCCTGGGCGAACATCACCGAGGTCGAGAGTGCCGGCGGAATGGCGCAAGCGATCGACAAGGGTATTCCGAAGCTGCGTATCGAGGAGGCGGCCGCGCGCACGCAGGCGCGGATCGACTCCGGTCGCCAGCCGGTCATCGGCGTCAACAAGTACCAGGTCACCGACGACGAGCAGATCGACGTGCTCAAGGTCGACAACGCGGGCGTGCGCACCCAGCAGCTGGAGAAGCTGCGGCGGCTGCGGGAGGAACGGGATCCGCAGGTCACCGAGGACGCGCTGCGGCGGCTCGCCGAGGGCGCCCAGAACGACGGCAACCTGCTCGCGCTCGCCATCGACGCGGCGCGGGCGAAGGCCACGGTCGGCGAGATCTCCGACGCGCTGGAGAAGATCTGGGGACGGCACTCCGGCCAGATCCGCACGATCTCCGGCGTGTACCGGGAAGAGGTGGGGAAGTCGGACAACGTCGAGAAGGCCCGCGGGCTGGTCGAGCGGTTCGCCGAGGCGGAGGGGCGGCGCCCGCGTCTGCTCGTCGCCAAGATGGGCCAGGACGGGCACGACCGGGGCCAGAAGGTGATCGCCACCGGATTCGCCGACCTGGGCTTCGACGTCGACGTCGGCCCGCTGTTCTCCACTCCGGCCGAGGTCGCCCGCCAGGCCTCGGAGGCGGACGTGCACGTGGTCGGGGTGTCCTCGCTGGCCGCGGGGCACCTGTCGCTGGTGCCCGCGCTGCGCCACGAGCTGGCCGAGCAGGGCCGGGAGGACATCATGGTGGTGGTCGGCGGCGTGATCCCGCCGCAGGACTACGACGAGCTGCGGGCCGCGGGCGCGGCGGCGATCTTCGGTCCGGGCACGGTGCTCGCGGACGCCGCGATCGGCCTGCTCGAGCAGCTGTCCGCGCAGGAGTCCTGA
- a CDS encoding methylmalonyl-CoA mutase family protein, producing MTNVAGPESAPIPEPGLALAAEFPEADRARWQELVAGVLRKSGRLPEDFAGAPESKLVSRTYDGIEIQPLYTAEDEQGPLGFPGLPPFVRGARPEGVIGTGWDVRVRHLRADAKVANAAILADLEGGASSVWLRLNDGALPVSALAEALNDVYVDLAPVVLDAGAGYEAAAQALLDLFAEREIPASEAVGTLGADPIGTTARTGETLPLVPAAELAARVAAKYPKVRTIVADGLPFHEAGGSDAQELGAVVAAGVAYLRALTEAGLEVPQAAAQLEFRLAATADQFLTIAKFRAARRLWDRVLEVSGAPAEARGMHQHAVTSPAMLTQRDPWVNMLRTTVACFAAGAGGADAVTVLPFDAAIGLPDAFSARIARNTGTVLLEESKLGNVIDPAGGSWYVEKLTDELAEAAWREFTAIEAAGGIEAELATGTLAGRLAQTWENRAKRLATRRDPLTGVSEFPNLAEKAVSREPLPPVAEGGLPRHRYAEEYEKLRDASDAYLAEHGRRPKIFLATLGPVAAHTTRAGFAANLFQAGGIEAVNPGATDDLPGAFRESGARVACLCGTDAAYEEQAAAVAASLGAETVLLAGKGNYEGVDGNVYAGCDALEVLIGLHEQLGVTV from the coding sequence ATGACGAACGTGGCTGGTCCGGAATCGGCGCCGATCCCCGAGCCGGGGCTCGCTCTCGCCGCGGAGTTCCCGGAGGCGGATCGAGCCCGGTGGCAGGAGCTGGTCGCCGGGGTGCTGCGCAAGAGCGGACGGCTGCCCGAGGACTTCGCCGGCGCGCCGGAGAGCAAGCTCGTCAGCCGCACCTACGACGGCATCGAGATCCAGCCGCTGTACACCGCCGAAGACGAACAGGGCCCGCTCGGCTTCCCCGGCCTGCCGCCGTTCGTCCGCGGTGCCCGTCCGGAGGGGGTCATCGGTACCGGCTGGGACGTGCGGGTGCGCCACCTGCGCGCGGACGCCAAGGTCGCGAACGCGGCGATCCTGGCCGACCTCGAGGGCGGTGCTTCCTCGGTGTGGCTGCGCCTGAATGACGGCGCGCTCCCGGTTTCCGCGCTGGCCGAAGCGCTCAACGACGTGTACGTGGACCTCGCGCCGGTTGTTCTCGACGCGGGCGCCGGTTACGAAGCCGCCGCGCAGGCTTTGCTCGACCTTTTCGCCGAGCGGGAGATTCCGGCCAGTGAAGCTGTCGGCACGCTCGGCGCGGACCCGATCGGCACCACCGCGCGTACCGGGGAAACCCTCCCGCTGGTTCCGGCCGCGGAGCTGGCCGCCCGCGTTGCCGCGAAGTACCCGAAGGTACGCACGATCGTCGCGGACGGGTTGCCGTTCCACGAGGCCGGCGGCTCCGACGCGCAGGAGCTGGGCGCCGTGGTCGCGGCCGGCGTCGCGTACCTGCGGGCGCTCACCGAGGCCGGGCTGGAGGTGCCGCAGGCGGCCGCGCAGCTCGAGTTCCGGCTGGCCGCGACGGCCGACCAGTTCCTCACCATCGCCAAGTTCCGTGCCGCCCGACGGCTGTGGGACCGGGTGCTGGAGGTTTCCGGCGCTCCGGCCGAGGCCCGCGGAATGCACCAGCACGCGGTCACCTCGCCGGCCATGCTGACCCAGCGAGACCCGTGGGTGAACATGCTGCGGACCACCGTCGCCTGCTTCGCCGCCGGGGCCGGGGGCGCGGACGCGGTCACGGTGCTGCCGTTCGACGCCGCGATCGGCCTCCCGGACGCGTTCTCCGCACGCATCGCCCGCAACACCGGCACCGTGCTGCTCGAGGAGTCGAAGCTGGGCAACGTGATCGACCCGGCGGGCGGGTCATGGTACGTCGAGAAGCTGACCGACGAGCTGGCCGAAGCCGCGTGGCGGGAGTTCACCGCGATCGAGGCGGCCGGCGGGATCGAGGCCGAGCTCGCCACCGGCACGCTGGCCGGACGGCTCGCGCAGACCTGGGAGAACCGGGCGAAACGCCTGGCCACCCGCAGGGACCCGCTCACCGGCGTCAGCGAATTCCCGAACCTGGCGGAAAAGGCGGTCTCCCGCGAGCCGCTGCCGCCGGTCGCCGAAGGCGGGCTGCCGCGGCACCGGTACGCCGAGGAGTACGAAAAGCTGCGCGACGCGTCCGACGCCTATTTGGCCGAGCACGGCAGGCGGCCGAAGATCTTCCTCGCCACGCTGGGGCCGGTCGCCGCGCACACCACGCGTGCCGGATTCGCCGCGAACCTGTTCCAAGCCGGGGGAATCGAGGCGGTGAACCCCGGTGCCACGGACGACCTGCCCGGCGCCTTCCGGGAGAGCGGGGCCCGGGTCGCCTGCCTGTGCGGCACCGACGCGGCCTACGAGGAGCAGGCCGCCGCGGTCGCGGCTTCGCTCGGCGCGGAGACGGTTCTCCTGGCCGGAAAAGGGAATTACGAAGGTGTCGACGGGAACGTGTACGCCGGGTGCGATGCGCTCGAAGTACTGATCGGACTGCACGAGCAGCTGGGAGTGACGGTATGA
- a CDS encoding class F sortase, producing the protein MAAGCSAGPADPAPPAAVAGSSAPAQDAPALPKSTPVSLDVPKIAAHSSLVPLGLNADRTVQVPPVTTPLQAGWYRYGPTPGELGPAVLLGHVDGNKQKGIFYRLKEMRRGDDVAVAREDGRTAHFVVTKVDQVPKDVFPSDAVYGDTDDAELRLITCGGAFDRSEHSYVDNIIVYAKLVAGGP; encoded by the coding sequence ATGGCCGCCGGGTGCTCGGCCGGACCGGCGGACCCAGCCCCGCCCGCCGCCGTGGCGGGTTCGAGCGCGCCTGCGCAGGACGCGCCCGCGTTGCCGAAGTCGACGCCGGTGTCGCTCGATGTGCCGAAGATCGCGGCGCATTCGAGCCTGGTGCCGCTGGGACTCAACGCGGACAGGACGGTGCAGGTGCCGCCGGTGACCACCCCGTTGCAGGCCGGGTGGTACCGGTACGGCCCCACCCCCGGCGAACTCGGGCCCGCGGTGCTGCTGGGCCACGTGGACGGCAACAAACAGAAGGGGATCTTCTACCGGCTCAAGGAAATGCGGCGCGGCGACGACGTGGCGGTGGCTCGCGAGGACGGCCGTACCGCGCATTTCGTGGTGACGAAGGTCGACCAGGTACCGAAAGATGTCTTCCCGAGCGACGCGGTCTACGGCGACACCGACGACGCCGAGCTGCGCCTCATCACCTGCGGTGGCGCGTTCGACCGGTCGGAACACAGCTACGTGGACAACATCATCGTCTACGCGAAGCTGGTCGCCGGCGGTCCGTGA
- a CDS encoding VOC family protein, producing the protein MITRTEPWPEGTPCWVDLMTSDRERAVAFYGALLGWTVRDGGADTGFYGTAQVAGRPVAGIGEAPQGQQGMPAQWTTYLAVSDVDSAVAAVGAAGGRVLASPVNVLDEGRMAIAEDPAGAVFGLWQAGTHLGSEVTLAPGAVAWNECMVGDFAAAKQFYGDVLGYSFGDMSGGGFTYATLDVAGRPVGGLGELSEGAGEAGWRTCFWVADAEAAAARIPELGGAVVRGPADTPFGRLVEAKDDQGVSFTVLAPSEQSGAPEGWGV; encoded by the coding sequence ATGATCACCAGAACCGAACCGTGGCCCGAGGGCACGCCGTGCTGGGTCGATCTCATGACGTCCGACCGCGAGCGTGCGGTCGCGTTCTACGGGGCGTTGCTGGGCTGGACCGTGCGGGACGGCGGCGCGGACACCGGGTTCTACGGGACGGCGCAGGTGGCCGGCCGCCCGGTGGCCGGGATCGGCGAAGCGCCGCAGGGGCAGCAGGGAATGCCCGCGCAGTGGACCACATACCTTGCGGTGTCCGATGTGGACAGTGCGGTGGCGGCCGTCGGAGCGGCGGGCGGCCGGGTGCTCGCCTCGCCGGTGAACGTGCTGGACGAAGGACGAATGGCGATCGCCGAGGATCCGGCCGGTGCGGTGTTCGGCCTGTGGCAGGCGGGGACGCACCTCGGCAGCGAGGTCACCCTGGCGCCCGGCGCGGTGGCGTGGAACGAGTGCATGGTCGGGGACTTCGCCGCGGCCAAGCAGTTCTACGGGGACGTTCTCGGTTATTCCTTCGGGGACATGTCCGGCGGGGGCTTCACCTACGCGACACTCGACGTGGCAGGCCGTCCGGTCGGTGGTCTCGGCGAGCTGTCCGAGGGCGCTGGCGAAGCGGGCTGGCGCACCTGCTTCTGGGTCGCGGATGCCGAAGCGGCCGCCGCCCGGATCCCGGAGCTGGGCGGTGCGGTGGTGCGGGGTCCGGCGGACACCCCGTTCGGTCGCCTGGTCGAGGCGAAGGACGACCAGGGGGTGTCGTTCACCGTGCTGGCGCCCAGCGAGCAGTCCGGTGCGCCGGAGGGCTGGGGTGTGTGA
- a CDS encoding polysaccharide lyase family 7 protein, giving the protein MFTLRAVRFLVCSGVVVLGALAGQPASAAVALDPGAPPGSNFDLSVWELQEPVGSPGKPTTISPAKLRDGFQDKYFYTDSGDGSMTFWDPENGVTTPNSHYPRSELREMTPGGEAASWPVSGTHRLAASVKVTEVPDHVCVGQIHLAEGSGSTKPLLELYYYANGDIKMGIEDSPSGGQTQHPVGNVPLGRKWSYEISLTGGDTINLDLNGEKTTWPLDSSFDDYPMYFKAGNYDQSSGSSSTVGARVHFYSLSVSHS; this is encoded by the coding sequence ATGTTCACGCTACGTGCGGTTCGTTTTCTCGTCTGTTCCGGAGTCGTGGTGCTCGGTGCGCTTGCCGGGCAGCCCGCGTCCGCCGCGGTCGCGCTCGACCCCGGGGCGCCGCCGGGCAGCAATTTCGATCTGTCGGTGTGGGAGCTGCAGGAGCCGGTCGGCTCGCCGGGCAAGCCGACCACCATCTCGCCGGCCAAGCTCCGGGACGGCTTCCAGGACAAGTACTTCTACACCGATTCCGGCGACGGCTCGATGACGTTCTGGGACCCGGAAAACGGCGTCACCACGCCGAATTCGCACTACCCCCGTTCCGAGCTGCGAGAGATGACGCCGGGGGGCGAGGCGGCGAGCTGGCCGGTCTCCGGCACCCACCGGCTCGCCGCGTCGGTGAAGGTGACCGAGGTGCCCGACCACGTGTGCGTCGGCCAGATCCACCTCGCCGAGGGCAGTGGATCGACGAAACCGTTGCTGGAGCTGTACTACTACGCCAACGGTGACATCAAGATGGGCATCGAGGACTCCCCGTCCGGCGGCCAGACCCAGCATCCGGTCGGGAACGTGCCACTCGGCCGGAAGTGGTCCTACGAGATCAGCCTGACCGGCGGCGACACCATCAACCTCGACCTGAACGGCGAGAAGACCACCTGGCCGCTCGATTCCTCGTTCGACGACTACCCGATGTACTTCAAAGCCGGCAACTACGACCAGAGCAGCGGCAGCAGCTCGACAGTGGGGGCCCGGGTGCACTTCTACTCGCTCTCGGTGTCCCACAGCTGA
- a CDS encoding NAD(P)H-quinone dehydrogenase, with the protein MTRIVIMGGGPAGYEAALVAAQHGADVTIVERDGLGGACVLYDCVPSKTFIASSGALAKMHDLGELGINTDLADTRVDLPTVHGRVKGLALAQSADIRARVQREGVRVINGQARFCDDEPGLATHKVAVTHADGTTEALNADVVLIATGATPRVLPGAVPDGERILDWRQLYDLTELPEHLVVIGSGVTGAEFASAYTEMGVTVTVVSSRDRVLPHEDADAAAVLEEVFSQRGTTVAKQARAERVERTGNGVSVHLADGRVIEASHALMTVGSVPNTADIGLDRVGIEPGPGGFITVDRVSRTTVPGIYAAGDCSGVLMLASVASMQGRIAMWHALGEGVAPIKLKTVAANVFTHPEIATVGISQQAIDSGEVPARTIMLPLATNPRAKMEGLRRGFVKLFCRPATGVVVGGVVVAPTASELILPIALAVQNQLTVDHLALTFSVYPSLSGSITEAGRQLMRHDDLD; encoded by the coding sequence GTGACCAGGATCGTGATCATGGGTGGCGGCCCGGCGGGCTACGAAGCTGCCTTGGTCGCGGCGCAGCACGGCGCCGACGTGACGATCGTCGAGCGGGACGGTCTTGGCGGCGCCTGCGTCCTCTACGACTGCGTCCCGTCGAAGACGTTCATCGCCTCCTCCGGCGCGCTGGCCAAGATGCACGACCTCGGCGAGCTCGGCATCAACACCGACCTCGCGGACACCCGGGTCGACCTGCCCACCGTGCACGGCCGGGTGAAGGGGCTGGCGCTGGCCCAGTCCGCCGACATCCGTGCCCGCGTGCAACGCGAGGGCGTGCGCGTGATCAACGGCCAGGCCCGCTTCTGCGACGACGAGCCGGGCCTGGCCACCCACAAGGTGGCGGTCACGCACGCCGACGGCACCACCGAGGCGCTGAACGCGGACGTCGTGCTCATCGCCACCGGTGCCACGCCCCGCGTGCTGCCCGGCGCGGTGCCGGACGGGGAGCGGATCCTCGACTGGCGTCAGCTCTACGACCTCACCGAGCTGCCCGAGCATCTGGTCGTCATCGGCTCCGGGGTCACCGGCGCCGAGTTCGCGTCCGCGTACACCGAAATGGGCGTCACCGTCACCGTGGTCTCCAGCAGGGACCGGGTGCTGCCGCACGAGGACGCGGACGCCGCGGCGGTGCTCGAGGAGGTCTTCTCGCAGCGCGGTACCACGGTCGCCAAGCAGGCCCGCGCGGAACGCGTGGAGCGCACCGGCAACGGCGTTTCGGTGCATCTGGCCGACGGCCGGGTGATCGAGGCCAGCCACGCGCTGATGACCGTCGGGTCCGTGCCGAACACCGCCGACATCGGGCTCGACCGCGTGGGCATCGAACCGGGTCCCGGCGGATTCATCACGGTGGACCGGGTCTCGCGGACAACTGTGCCGGGCATCTACGCCGCGGGTGACTGCTCCGGGGTGCTGATGCTCGCGTCGGTGGCGAGCATGCAGGGCCGCATCGCGATGTGGCACGCGCTGGGCGAGGGCGTCGCGCCGATCAAGCTCAAGACGGTGGCCGCCAACGTGTTCACCCACCCGGAAATCGCCACCGTCGGCATCAGCCAGCAGGCGATCGACTCCGGCGAGGTGCCCGCCCGCACGATCATGCTCCCGCTGGCCACCAACCCGCGGGCGAAGATGGAAGGCCTGCGCCGCGGTTTCGTGAAGTTGTTCTGCCGCCCGGCGACCGGGGTGGTGGTCGGTGGCGTCGTCGTGGCGCCGACGGCGAGCGAGCTGATCCTGCCGATCGCGCTCGCGGTGCAGAACCAGCTGACGGTGGACCACCTGGCGCTCACGTTCTCGGTCTACCCGTCGCTGTCCGGGTCGATCACCGAGGCGGGCCGCCAGTTGATGCGGCACGACGATCTGGACTGA
- the meaB gene encoding methylmalonyl Co-A mutase-associated GTPase MeaB, translating into MPRRIDVGEYAKGVLAGDRGTLSKAITLVESHREEHRRQAQELLVELLPHAGGAKRVGITGVPGVGKSTFIDQLGTDLTTAGHRVAVLAVDPSSTRTGGSILGDKTRMARLAVDPEAFIRPSPTSGTLGGVARATRETIVLMEAAGFDVVLVETVGVGQSEVTVANMVDCFLFLTLARTGDQLQGIKKGVLELADVIAVNKADGPHERDAKRAARELQGALRMIYGKDAAWTPPVLTCSALEGIGLDEVWATIGSHRETLEASGELAQRRRQQQVDWTWAMVREQLLDRLTAHPQVRAQVTEVERAVREGELTATLAAQRILDAFAEPA; encoded by the coding sequence TTGCCGCGCCGGATCGACGTCGGCGAGTACGCGAAAGGTGTGCTCGCCGGCGACCGCGGGACCTTGTCCAAGGCGATCACGCTCGTCGAATCCCACCGCGAGGAACACCGCCGGCAGGCCCAGGAGCTGCTCGTGGAGCTGCTGCCGCACGCCGGCGGCGCGAAGCGGGTCGGGATCACCGGCGTACCCGGAGTCGGTAAGTCGACATTCATCGATCAGCTGGGCACCGACCTGACCACGGCCGGGCACCGGGTCGCGGTGCTCGCCGTCGACCCGTCGTCCACCCGCACCGGCGGATCGATCCTGGGCGACAAGACCCGGATGGCGCGGCTGGCGGTGGACCCGGAGGCGTTCATCCGGCCTTCGCCGACCTCGGGCACGCTCGGCGGGGTCGCGCGCGCCACTCGGGAGACGATCGTGCTGATGGAGGCCGCCGGCTTCGACGTGGTGCTGGTGGAGACGGTCGGGGTCGGGCAGTCCGAGGTGACCGTGGCGAACATGGTCGACTGCTTCCTGTTCCTGACCCTGGCTCGCACCGGCGACCAGCTGCAGGGCATCAAGAAGGGCGTGCTGGAGCTGGCCGACGTGATCGCCGTGAACAAGGCGGACGGCCCGCACGAACGCGACGCCAAGCGTGCCGCGCGGGAGCTGCAGGGCGCGCTGCGGATGATCTACGGCAAGGACGCGGCGTGGACGCCACCCGTGCTGACCTGCAGTGCCCTGGAAGGCATCGGCCTGGACGAAGTGTGGGCGACGATCGGGTCGCACCGCGAGACGCTGGAAGCGTCCGGCGAGCTGGCGCAGCGGCGGCGGCAGCAGCAGGTCGACTGGACCTGGGCGATGGTGCGGGAGCAGCTGCTCGACCGGCTCACCGCGCATCCGCAGGTACGTGCCCAAGTGACCGAAGTGGAGCGCGCGGTGCGCGAGGGCGAGCTGACCGCGACGCTGGCGGCGCAGCGCATCCTCGACGCTTTCGCCGAGCCTGCTTGA